The stretch of DNA GGCGAGCTTGGAAGATCGAAGCGGCTTTCAACAGGCGCTGGCGTCGGAACGGGCTCACTCTTTGGAAATATTCCAAACGATGTCCCCGATCGTGCGACTTTGGGAGCAGCCCGCTGTTCTCGAAGCGTATGAACAGACTATCTCCGCTGCCGAGAAGGAGTTCGCTAAGCCCGGGCCTGGAGGGCCGAGTCCAAAAATGACTTCTCAACAAGCGTTGGCGTCGCTCTTGCTACCGAGCTTCGAGTCGGCATGGGACGCTGAGAACCGCATCGCTGAGGATGCGAAAGAGTTACGAGAAAGGCTTGAGGCCGCCTCTCAATAACCGCTTGTCCCATAGAAACTCTCCGCGCGCAACCCCGTCCGCCGGCGCACCCGATCGCGGATCGCATCGACCTCTTCGTCCGTCAGCGCGCCGACGATCGACTCGGCCGGCTTCCGCGCGACGGTGTAGACCTGGACGAGCTTGATCGCTCCGCCGGTGGCCGTGGTCTCGTTGAGGCGGTCGCAATAGGCGTCGATTTCCTCGGTTGTGGGTGGGTCGCCCGCTAGTCGCATGAAGAGCGACTGGATTACTAGCGGCCGCACTCTCGACGCCGACGCCACATTGTCGAGGACCTGCTGGAACGGGATCTTCGTGCGGTCGATTGTGTGGTAGTACGCCTCGGTGCCGGCGTCGAGCTTGGCCCACACCTCGCCGTTGTTCGCGTCGAGGATCGCCAGGCCGCTCTGGACGTGCGTGCGGTGGAACATCGACGCGTTGGTGATCAGCACCATCTTGGCGTCGCGGGCCGCGGCGAACTCGGCGCCGACCTCACGCTTCACGTCGGCGGCGAGCTGCATCAGCTCGTCGAAGTTCTTGTAAGTGGTCGGCTCGCCGTCGCCGCTGAAGGCGATGTCGTTGAGCCGGCGGAGCGGCTCGGGCGTGTTCGCGAATTTGGGCGTCTTGTAGAGATCGCCCGACGCGACGATCCGCAGCACGTCGCTCAGCTCGGTGAGGAGTTGGTCGGTCTCGACGAAACGGGTCTCGCTACGGCTGGTGCGATCGACCTGGCAGTAGACGCAGTCGAAGTTGCAGACCTTGTCGGGATTCAGGTTGACGCCCACCGACACCCCGCCCGACCGCCGGCTGAGGACGGGGTAAACGAAGCGGTTCGCCGAAAAGCGGCGCTCGTGCTGCGTGTGGAGGGGGAGGGTTTGCATGCCCCTATCGTACGCGCTGGGGCCGCGGCTGTCGAAACGGGCGGTCACGCACTCTCAAGCAGCGGCGAGCAGCATAACCGTCGGAACATGTCGCAGCGGCCTTCCAACTCGTCCGCGGTGCCGACGTCGATGATGCGGCCGTGGTCCATAACGACGATCCGGTCGGCGAGCGTCAGCGTACTCGGGCGGTGCGTGATGAGCAGGGTCGTCCGGTCGCGGGTGAACTCGGCGAGCGTCTTCTGGATGAGCTGCTCGCTCTCCATGTCGATCTGGCTGGTGGCCTCGTCGAGGATCAGGATCTCGGGGTCGCGGAGGATCGCCCGCGCTAAGGCAATCCGCTGCCGTTGTCCGCCCGACAGGCGACCGCCGCCGGGACCAACGTGCGTGTTGTAGCCGTCGGCGAGTCGCTGGGTGATGAACGTGTGGGCGTGGGCGCGCTTAGCGGCTTCGACGATCTCTTCGTGCGACGCCCCCGGTTTGCCGTAGGCGATGTTCTCGGCGATGGTGTCCGAAAGCAGCAGCGCCTGTTGCGAGACGATGCCGATGCGTTTGCGGATGTCGCGGAGGCGGGCGTCGCGGAGGTCCACCTCGCCCAGGTAGACGGCGCCCTCGCACGGGTCGTAGAGCCGCGGCGGCAATGAGAGCAGCGTGCTCTTTCCGCAGCCGTTGGGCCCGACGATCGCGATGGTCTCGCCGCGGCGGACCTCGAGGTTGACGCCTTCGAGCGTCAGGGCCTCGCTGTTGTATTGGAACGAGAGGTTCTCAAACCGCAGCGTCCGCCACGTTTCGGGGATCGCTTGCGGCGACTCGGGGTCGGTGATCGAGGGCTGGCGATCGAGCACCTCGAAGACGCGTTCGCTCGACGCCACGGCGCTCTGGATGATGTTGAAGACGCCCGACAGCCGCCGCGCGGGGTCGCCCATGCCGGCGAGCATCGCGAAGAACGCGGTCATCTGGCCGTGCGTGAGCGGCGTGTCGCTGATCGGGATGCCGAACAGGCTGGTCTGCTCGTTGAGCACCAGGTACCCGCCGGAGATGGCCCCGAGGATCACCATCGCGACGCCGACGTTCTCGGTAAGCGGGCTGGTGAGCGAGTCGTAGGTGGCGATCCGCATCTGCCGGTTGTAGTAATGCTTGAGCCCTTTGTTGAAGCGCGAACGCTCCGACGGTTCGCGGCCGAACGAGCGGATCAGCCGCACGGCGCTGAGGGTCTCGGTGAGCGACTCGTAGACGCCCGACAACTCTTCCATGGCGCGGCGGTTGGCGCGTTTGAGCGACTTGCCGAGCCAGCGGATCATCAGCACCGCTAGCGGCGCGACGACCATCACCAGCAGCAGCAGGCGCCAGCTGAACCATGCGGCGCCGATGGTGCAGGCGATCATCTTCAGCGGCTCGCAGATCGCCTGACCAAAGACCGTCTGGACGCCGTAGCCCGTGTTGTGGATGTCGGTGGTGCAGCGCGTCATGTGGTCGCCACGGCCGCGGTCGGTGAACTCACCGAGGTCGAGCCGCAGCAGGTGGCGGAAGTACTCCTTGCGGATGTCGAAGGCGATGAGGAACCCCAGTCGCGACACCAGCAGTTGATTGAAGATCCGGAAGACGTTCTTCACGAGCGTCCCGACCATCAAGAACGCGCAGACGCACGCCAGCGTTTCGAAAGGCGTGTCGGGGAGCCAACGGTCGGCGAACGGCTGGATCGACCGCCAGCGCTGGTTCTCGGCGGTGGTGAGCCCTTCGCGCGTGCGGAGATTGGTGATCTCCCGCGCCAGCTGCGCGGCGGTCTCGGGGCCGGAGATCGACATCCGCCGGGCGGCGGCGAGCCGTTGCGACCTGAGGTCGGCGAGGGCTTGATCGCCTTGCTCGATCTCTCGCACGAGCCAGCTGGGGATCGACTCCCCCTGCATGACGGCGTCAACCACCGGCCACACGGCGGCGAGGTTGGCCGCCCAGAGCACAGCGACCAGCACCGATGTCGCCCAGACGGCGGCAACGGTCCCGGGGTAGCGGGCCGCCAGGCGCATTGCGCGGCCAAACTGTTTCATGGGTCGTCCGTGACGGGGCATGACGCCGGGCGCCAGCGGGGCGATCCGTCGCCGCCGCTGTGGGTTCAGGGTTGTATCAGACACCCGCGTCCCGACCAACGGCATCGGCCGCAGCGGCGCTGCTAGCACGAATGGGACTCACCGAGTCCCGATCGCGACGGCGCCAACGATGACAACGGCGGCGCCGAAAGAGTGGATTGTGCCGGCCGTGCCGCCGATACCGTACCCAGCAGGCGCCCCGCGGCGCGCGGAGGCCGATCGGTCGGCCCTACCGTGATCAACCGGCGCGGCGAAAGGCGGGGGCCTTTAGGGGGGGAATCCTATGAAACTGCGCTTTGCCGCGCTAGCGGCGGCGCTCGTTGTATCGAGCGTCGGTTGTACGGCGATCCAATCACGCGGACTTGGCTGCGGCGAGCCGTGCCATGTCGCGACCTCGCAGCACGCGCCTCGCGCCACGCTGCTCTCGGGCCGTTGCCCGACGTCACTCGGCCTCTTCGATCGCCTCGGCTGGACCCAGAAGGGTTGCGGCGAGTGTGTCGGCGATGGCTGTGGGGCGGGTTGCGGCTTGTTCGGCGCCGGTGGCGGCG from Botrimarina mediterranea encodes:
- a CDS encoding radical SAM protein; amino-acid sequence: MQTLPLHTQHERRFSANRFVYPVLSRRSGGVSVGVNLNPDKVCNFDCVYCQVDRTSRSETRFVETDQLLTELSDVLRIVASGDLYKTPKFANTPEPLRRLNDIAFSGDGEPTTYKNFDELMQLAADVKREVGAEFAAARDAKMVLITNASMFHRTHVQSGLAILDANNGEVWAKLDAGTEAYYHTIDRTKIPFQQVLDNVASASRVRPLVIQSLFMRLAGDPPTTEEIDAYCDRLNETTATGGAIKLVQVYTVARKPAESIVGALTDEEVDAIRDRVRRRTGLRAESFYGTSGY
- a CDS encoding ABC transporter ATP-binding protein encodes the protein MKQFGRAMRLAARYPGTVAAVWATSVLVAVLWAANLAAVWPVVDAVMQGESIPSWLVREIEQGDQALADLRSQRLAAARRMSISGPETAAQLAREITNLRTREGLTTAENQRWRSIQPFADRWLPDTPFETLACVCAFLMVGTLVKNVFRIFNQLLVSRLGFLIAFDIRKEYFRHLLRLDLGEFTDRGRGDHMTRCTTDIHNTGYGVQTVFGQAICEPLKMIACTIGAAWFSWRLLLLVMVVAPLAVLMIRWLGKSLKRANRRAMEELSGVYESLTETLSAVRLIRSFGREPSERSRFNKGLKHYYNRQMRIATYDSLTSPLTENVGVAMVILGAISGGYLVLNEQTSLFGIPISDTPLTHGQMTAFFAMLAGMGDPARRLSGVFNIIQSAVASSERVFEVLDRQPSITDPESPQAIPETWRTLRFENLSFQYNSEALTLEGVNLEVRRGETIAIVGPNGCGKSTLLSLPPRLYDPCEGAVYLGEVDLRDARLRDIRKRIGIVSQQALLLSDTIAENIAYGKPGASHEEIVEAAKRAHAHTFITQRLADGYNTHVGPGGGRLSGGQRQRIALARAILRDPEILILDEATSQIDMESEQLIQKTLAEFTRDRTTLLITHRPSTLTLADRIVVMDHGRIIDVGTADELEGRCDMFRRLCCSPLLESA